CTCCGGGGAGGAGATCGACGACTCCTTCGAGCTGTGGCGGGATCTGATCACCGATATCCGCGCGCTGCGGCTCACGGTCTACGACATCGCCGACCGTCTGCGCTCCTGGCATACCATCGGGTGAAACGTACGGGCAGGGCAGGCCCGGGCGGCCGGCGTCCGCCCCGAGGCATTCGGGTGCGATAGCGGCCAACGAACCGTCCTGACAGTAGACGCGCGATGCCCGGCCTGACAGCTCAGGCCGGGCATCGCGCGTCCCGCGTTGTACGAGTCGACTCCGACCTTCTCCTTCGCGCGCCGCTGAACCCACTCCGGGGCGGCTGCTCCGCAAGGTCGCTCTCGAACGAGCACGCGTGCGCACCATCACCCTGCGCGCCTCCGCACTGAGCCCAGCAGCCGACGCACACCACCAGCTCCTCCTCGACGCCAGCGACGAAAGCCCGCCATCTTGAGAAGGCGGCCGACACCGCCCGCTCCCGCTTCGGACCCGACGCCGTCTTCCTGGCCTCCCTGGCCCCCTCACCCTGAACCGCCGGCGCCCGCACCCTGCGAACACCCCTTCTCGGCACTCGGGCAAGCCCCTCGCCCCTACGATGCGGTGGTGCGGAACACCAAAGCGTTCAAAGAAGCCGTCGCCGAGACCCTCGCCGAACTGGCCCGTCGGGGCGTGACCCTCACCCCCGCGACGGTGGAGGACACCATCGAGCGCAACGTCCAGGCGGTGGCCGCCCAACTCGGCATCCAGGTGCGATCCGCCTGGCGGTACTTCGACGCTGCAGCCCTCGCCGACACCGTCGCCCAGAGCGTGCGGGAGTTCGAAGACAGCAGCCCCGACGTCGAGGTCGGGCAGGCGCCTATGCCGCCGCGGGACAACCCCGAACTGGCCCTGATCCTCGCCGGCGTGCCGGACGCCCTGGCCCAAACCGGCGGAGACCTGTACCCGGGTTCGACATAATTCGGCGGCCTAGAGAGCCGAAAGTGGGGCCTGACCTGGGGGAACATGGTTGTGGCCGCCTGGAGGGCGTGTCTCTAGGCGGTGGGGTTGTGGCTGGTCAGCGTGGTGCGGGCTGAAGGCCGGCGATCTGCTTGGGGGTGGGGATCTGCAGCTTGGTGAGGAGGTCCTGCTGGGGCTTGGTGGGGGTGGTGACCTGCTGGAACGTGCCGGTGGGGCCGGTGAAGGTGCCCAGGTGGAGGCGGTCGAGTTCGCGGCGGATCCTGGGCCAGGTGTCGCCGGTGGTGGTCTCGGCGATGCGGATGAGCAGGAGGGCGAGCCAGCACAGCAGGACGTGGGCGCGGATGCGTTCTTCGAGGCGGTGGTAGACGGGCCGCAGGTCGATGACCTGCTTCATGTCGCGCCAGCCGCGTTCGACTTCCAGGAGGGCCTTGTAGCCGCGCGCGATGTCCTCGGCGGAGAGCTTGGGGTCGGAGGATCGCAGAAGGTACTTGCCGTCGAGGTTCTCCTCGGTCTTGATCCTGGCCTGGTCGATGCGGAGCTTGCCGGCGGGGGTGGTGCGCAGGTAGCGGTTCAGGCCGGGCTTGGCGGCGATCTTGCCGCGCAGTTCGCCGCGCTTGAAGTCGCTGAGCTTGTCGGTGTCGGCGATCAGCTCTTGGAGTTGGGCGACGAGTTGCTCGCGCATGTGCTGGTCGCGGTCGGCGGCTTCGGGGTTGTGGCAGATGACGAACCGTTCGGTGTCGCTGATCCGTACCTCCTTGACGCGCATGTGGCCGGTGATGTCCTGGTAGCGGCCCTGCCGGGACAGGGCCTGCTTGACCTCGGGGGATGTGGTGCGGAGCTTCTCGCCGATGATGTAGGCGTCGGTGCCGCTGCGCAGGTAGCGGCGGTTGCGGTCAGATGAGAAGCCGCGGTCGGCGACCCACACGATCTTGGAGAGGGTCCAGTCGCGCATGTCGTCCTTGACCTGCCGGATCAGGGTCTGGTCCGAGGCATTTCCGGGCCAGGACCAGACGCGGACCGGGATGCCGTCGCGGGTGACCGCCAGGCCGATCACGATCTGGGGCAGGTCGTCGCGGGAGTCCTTCGACTTGCCGTGCGTGCGGAACCCGGCCGGCTTGGCCGCGTCCCCGACGTCCTGGCCCTCGTCGCCGGCGTCGTCCCGGCGGTGGCCCTTCTCGTCGCGGGCGACGGACTCGTCGGGTTCCTCGAGTTCGAAGTAGGTGCTGGTGGTGTCGAAGAACAGCAGGTCCACTTCCAGGTTCAGCAGGTTCGCGACCTCGTCGAAGACCTGCTTCTCCAGGTCGTCCTTGACCTCGTGGAGCCAGTCCATCGCCCGGTAGCAGGACTGCTCGCCGGCCTCGGGCAGCGAGTCGATGTGCACGTCGTGGGTGATCCACTCGGCGGCGGCGAGCTTCGAGGACGGGGCCAGCGCGCGGTTGGCGACCAGCGCGAACAACACCCGCTCGGTCGCGGACATGTCCCGGGGCCGCCCCCGCTTGGGCTGCCCGACCCCGGACACGATCTGGTCGATCTTCAGTCGGTGCCACAGGTGGTCCAGGACGTAGGCCCCGCCGAACGGGACCGAGCCGGTGAACTCCAGCCCCGGCGTGGTGCCCGCTTCCAGGGCCTCGCCGGGCTCCAGCAGCCGCGACAAGGACGCGACCAGCCGCCGGATCGCGTCGCGGTCCAACTCGTCCTCCCGGCCGAAGGTGAACAGCACCTTCGGCACGGCCCGGCCCTTGACCGGGTCCCACTCGTTGTGGGCCAGGTGCAGGTACCGCACCGTCCCGGACTTGTTCTCCCGCTTGGTCGTCCTCACATACACGACTCCAGACCATACGGGACAAGGCCAGGCCAGTACAGGAAAACCAGAGAAATCGTGTCTCTAGGCACTTTCGCGTGCAACTCCAGCCCACGCGCCCTTGACCAGCAGTTTCACCCTGCCGCCGCCTCCAGAACCCCCGAATTACGTCGAACCCGGGCTGTACGCCGTCATCCTCAACGTCGCCGTCAACGCATGGGTGGCCGGCCACCTCCACGGAGAAGACGGCTGTGAGGGATGCGATGGCAACCGCGGTCCCACCGGCCACGACTGGCAGGCCCGCATGCACACCCTCAACGAGATGCAGCCGGACATCACCAAGTGGTTCGACCGCGACGTGTGGACCCGCGCCTTGAACAGCACTGGCTTCACCGTCACCCGCACTTGACCGACCCCGTCCGCCGCCTCGGCGAGACCGGCTTGCCCACCCTGAAACAACAGGGCTTGCCCAGGCTCTGGTGGGCTTGTCCACCGAATCTCCCGCCGTCCAGCCCACGGCCCTGGTGGCGAAGCCTTCCGGATCGGTCGACGTAGATTCGGATGCATGAACGACTCCGTCAGACGTATCGATCCCTCGACCGACCCCGGCTCGGTAGCGATCATGCTCGGCTGCAACCCGAATCAGATCGGCCCGTGTGCACGGTGCCAAGGCCTCACGATCCGGTACGCAACGCCCAGTTGATCTGCCCGGCCTGCCGCGCCAAGGATCAGGCGCCCGTCTAGCCCCGCGTCGCCGCCATCGCGAGGCGCTGCCGACGAGCCCTCCCCGGCCGGCGTGCTGCGCCGCTGGCCGGGGACGCCCAGCGTCTCGCGCGTAGTTGCTTCCTTAGTGGGCCCCACCGTTGCCTGGACCGTTGTCTCCACCGTTGCACCGAGGGGTGCACCGAGAGTTGCAGCACCCCTTCGCGCGCTTCCGGCATGGGTCCGGCTCGTTTCGAGTGACTGGCTGAGCTGGCGTTTTGTGTGGGTGGGCTGGTGGTGAGTGCTGGTCGCTTCTACCTTCTGGGTGAGGGGGTGGGGTGATGGTGTCCCTGCTGGAGGAGCTGGAACGGCGTGAGTCGGCTATCGGGGAACGGGTGGGCGAACTGCGGGTGCAGGTAGCGGAGCTGAGCGAGCAACTGGAGGCGTTCGAGGAGATGCTCGCGCAGGTGGAGGTCGCCCGGGCGGTGGTGCGGGAGGTCCTCGACGACGCGGCGGCCGAGGAGCCGGTGCCGCGGCCTGCGGCGGGGCCGCAGCGGGCGGGAGGGGAGTCGCCGATCGGGGTGGTGACGGTGCCCGAGCGGGAGGCGGGGATGGACGCATCGCTGCTGCCGTCTGGGTACCGGGACATCATGGAGGTGCTCATCGCGGCGGGGCGGCCGATGCGGTCGAAGGCGGTCTCGGTGGCGATCGGCCGGGGCGAGGGCCCCTCGAAGGTGGAATCGGTGCGGGTGAAACTGAAGCGGCTCGCGCGCCGGGGCTGGCTGAGCGAGGACAGTCCGGGCCTGTTCGCGCTGCTCGAACACGCCGAGGACAGTGGGCCGTTGGGCCAGGGTTCTGGCGGCTGAGGGTTCTTCTTCCTACGTTCGTAGGTGCCAACCGAAACGCCCGTAGGAAGAAGAACGCCGTGGAACGGTACGACACGCCGCCGAGTGCTGACGACTTTGAGGCGGCGGCGAATTTATTCAGCATGCTCGTGACGGAGCTGGCATCGCCGACGACTGGCGATCTGGCCCATCATGAGCTGGAGGATCTCTTGGAAGACAGGGGCCGTGACCTGCTGCGGCAGCTGTTCCAGGATCACCTGGACCTGCGGGAGCGGCGCGAGCAGGAGGCTGTGGCGAGCTTGCGGCCCCGCGTGATCGGTACGGACGGTCTGCCGCGGCCGCGGCTGGAGAGGGGCCATGGCCGGCTGCTGGCCACGGTGTTCGGCACGGTGACCGTCTCCCGCCTCGCCTGGAGGCGCCTGGAGGCGTCGAACGTGCACCCGGCGGATGCGGTGCTGTCACTGCCGCGGGGCCGACACTCGCACGGTCTGGCCCGCCTCGCCGTCCAGGCGGCCACCCGGATGTCCTACGACGCGGCCCACGAGACGATCATCCGGCGGTGCGGCCGCGTGCTCGGCAAGCGTCGGCTCGCCGGTCTGCTCGTCGAGGCCGCCGGTGACGTCGACGCCTTCTACAACGCCAGAATCGTTCAACCCTGCGCTCCGGCAACAGTGTTGGTGCTGTCCGCGGACGGCAAGGGCATCGTGATGAGGCCCGAGGCCCTGCGGGAGGCCACCCGGCAGGCCGCCGAAAAGCGGCAGCACGCCTTTCGCACGCGTCTGGCCGCCGGGGAGAAGAACGGCAGAAAACGCATGGCCACGCTCGGCGCGGTCTACGACGCCGAACCGGCACCCCGCCGGCCGCACGATGTGATCACGCCGCCCGGCGGCTTCACGGACGGGCACATCCGCCGGCCCGGCCCCGTTGCCCGGGACAAGTGGCTGTGCGGCTCGGTGGAACACGACGCCGAGCACGTTGTGGCGCAGGTCTTCGAGCACGCGCAGGCCCGCGACCCCGAACATCGCCGCACCTGGGTGGTCCTGGTCGACGGCGCCCGCCATCAACTCGACCTCGTCCAGGCCGAAGCCCGTCTCCACCACGTCGAGGCGCACATCGTCATCGACATCATCCACGTCCTGGAGAGGTTGTGGGCGGCGGCCTGGTGCTTCCACGGATCAGGCCAAGTTGACCGGCGGACAGCGGCACGGTGTCGATACCTGCGTCCGCTACCTGCGCGGCAACGCAGATTTCCTGCACTACGAGAAGGCCCTCGCGGCCGGCTGGCCCATCGCCACCGGGATCATCGAAGGCGCGGCCCGCCATCTCGTCGCCGACCGTCTCGACATCAGCGGAGCCCGCTGGGGTCTCGACGGCGCCGAAGCCGTCCTGAAACTCCGTGCCGCCGCCGCTAACGGTGATCTTGACGCCTACTGGAAACATCATCTCGCCAAGGAACATCAACGGCTCTACCCAGCCCATGACCAGGCGAGATACGCCCTTACTGCCTGACCCAGGGGCATTGCGCGATTGGGATTGGTCCGGTTCGCCGGTCTCGTGAGTGACGTGTCGTCATGTCCGTTGTGAGGCAAGGGGCCCTGGAAAGCAGAGCAGGCACGGTGCTGGTGATCATGTGGTTGTCGAGACCCATGAGAACGAGCGAGACCGTGCCTGCCCGAACATCATCGCCCATCCCTTCCGCACTGGAGCAACTGGGCTCCCCGACTGATCCCCTCGCCTCAAGCGATGCCGCTGACCTGCGGCGTTTCCTGACCCTGGTCGCCGACCCCCGCGATGCGCGAGGTCTGCGGTATCCCGCCCTCGCATTGCTGTGCGCAGCCGCCTCGGCGGTGCTGACCGGGGCCCGCTCGCTCATCGCGATCAGCGAGTGGATCGCGGATGCCCCGCAGCATGTGCTGGGCGTCCTCGGTTTCACTGCCGATCCGCTTACCGGCCTGCGGCCCGTGCCGCACGCCGCAACCGTGCGCCGCCTGCTGCAGCGTGTGGACGGCGACGCGCTCGACGCGGCGATCGGCGCGTTTCTGCAGGCCAGAACGCCGCCCCCGGCCAAGCCGGAGACGAAGGCGGGGCCAACGCAGCGGGTGATCGCGGTCGACGGCAAGGTGGTCCGCGGTTCACGGACCGCAACGGCCGCAGCGATCCAGCTGCTGGCGGCAATGGACCACCACGGCGTGGTCCTGGCCCAGCGGCAGGTCGCTTCCAAGAGCAACGAGATTCCCTCCTTCGCGCCGTTGCTGGACGGTCTCGAGCTGGAGAACACGGTGGTGACCGCCGACGCTCTGCACACCCAGCACGACCACGGGGCCTATCTGACCAGTCGCGGCGCGCACTACGTGGCCGTCGTGAAGAAGAACCATCCCGGCCTGTACACCCAGATCAGGAAGCTGCCCTGGCGGGACATCCCGCTCGGGCACAGCACTCGCGACCACGCCCACCACCGCGACGAGATCCGCCGGCTCAAAGCGGCCGCATTCAGCCACCTCGACTACCCCGGCGCCCGCCAGGCGATCCAAGTCGTCCGGTGGCGACGCGACTTGAGCACCGGGAAACTGACCATCGAGCGCGTCTACCTGATCACCAGCCTGAGCGTCTTCGACGCCACCTGCACCGAGCTCGCCACATGGATCAGAGGCCACTGGGGCATCGAGAACCTCCTGCACCACGTCCGGGACCGCACGTTCCGAGAGGACGACTCCAAGGTCCGCACCGGCACCCTGCCCCGCGCCATGGCCTCCCTGCGCAACCTCGCCATCAGCACCTTCCGCCAGGACGGCCAGACGAACATCGCCGCCGCCCTCCGCCACACCAGCCGCGACTACCACCGGCCCCTACGAACCCTCGGTCTCACATGACAAACCCAGACAGACCTCGATCACGCAATGACCCTGCTGCCTGACCGCGATCTCACTCAGAACGAGCCGCACCCAATGCACAATGCACCCGGCCACCTGGCCACGGCGGGCAACGGCGGATTGCAGAGCGGTGACCGCGAGGCGGGACTGCATCCGGTCGTCGATGGAATAGCCCACAATGCGGCCCGAGAACACGTCCTTGACCGCGCACAGGTACAGCTTCCCCTCGCCGGTGGCGTGCTCGGTGATGTCCGTGAGCCACAGCCGGTTCGGGGCGTCGGCGGTGAAGATGCGCCGCACTCGATCGTCGTGGACCGGCGGCCCGGCCTTGGCGTTCTTGCCGCGACCGCTTCGCTTTCCAAACGCGCTCCACCAGCCGTTGTCCCGGCAGATCCGCCAGGCGGTCCGCTCGGCCATCACCTCGCCCGCGGCGCGGGCCTCGTCGACAAGGAAGCGGTGGCCGAACTCCGGGTCGTCGCGGTGAGCGTCGAACAGTGCATTGGCCCGGTATGCCTTGGCCAGTTCGGCGTCAGTGACCGGGCCGGCCAGCCACCGGTAGTAGGGCTGGCGGGCCAGCCCCAGCACCCGGCACGTCACCGCTACCGGCACCCGGTAAGGGGCGTCGGCGGCGGCCAGCTCGCGGACGAGCGGGTACATCATTTTGCCGGCAGGTGCGCCTGCGACAGATACGCCGCCGCCCTCCTGAGCACCTCGTTCTCCTGCTCCAGCAGCCGGATCCGCTTGCGGGCCTCGCGCAGCTCGGCCGACTCACATTGCACTTACAGAACTCAGGCGCTCGAGCCCCGCACGTGGGCCAGGGCTTCGCCGAGGTTGTCCAGCGCTGTTCCTTCGCTCTGCCGGTCCCCGAGTTCGCGGAAGATGGTGGCGGCCTGGGTGTGGGCGTCGATGGCGTCCTCAAACCGCCCCACCTCGGCCAGGGCTTCGCCGAGGTTGTCCAGCGCCATGCCTTCGCTCTGCCGGTCCCCGAGTTCGCGAGAGATGGCGAGGTCCTGGGTGTGGGCGTCGATGGCCTCCTCAAACCGCCCCATCCACTGAAAAGCGAGGCCGAGACTGCTTAGCGCTATGCCTTCGCTCTGCCGGTCCCCGAGTTCGCGGGAGATGGCGAGGTCCTGGGTGTGGGCGTCGATGGCCTCCTCAAACCGCCCCATCCACTGAAAAGCGAGGCCGAGGCGGCTCAGCACCATGCTCTCGCCGCGCTGGTCGCCGAGCTCGCGGAAGATGGAGGCGGCCTGGGTGTGGGCGTCGATGGCCTCCTCAAACCGCTGCACCCCCTGAAAAGCTGCGCCGAGGTTGTTCAGCGCCGCCCCCTCGCCGTAACGGTCGCCGAGCTCGCGGAAGATGGCGAGGTCCTGGGTGTGGGCGTCGATGGCGTCCTCAAACCGCCCCACCTCGGTCAAGGCGCCGCCGAGGTTGCTCAGCGACTTCCCTTCGCGGTGCCGGTCGCCGAGTTCGCGGGAGATGGCGAGGTCCTGGGTGTGGGCGTCGATGGCCTCCTCAAACCGCCCCATCCCCTGAAAAGCGAGGCCGAAACTGTTTAGGGCTGTCCCCTCGGCATGCCGGTCACCGACCTCGACGAAGATGGTGGCGGCCTGGGCCAGGGCGTCGATAGCCTCCTCAAACCGCCCCACCTCAGCCAAGGCGGTGCCAAGGTTGGTCAGCGCCATCCCCTCGCTGTGCCGGTCGCCGACCTCAACGTGGATGGTGGCGGCCTGCGTGTGGGCGTCGATGGCCTCCTCAAACCGCCCCACCTCGGCCAGGGCGAGGCCGAGGTTAGTCAGCGCCGTACCCTCCCGGTGCTGGTTGCCGACCTCGTGGCAGATGGTGGCGGCCTGGGCCAGGTCGTCGATGGCCTCCTCGAACCGCCTCACCCTGTGTAAGGCTGCGCCGAGGTTGTTCAGCGCCATCCCCTCGCCATACCGGTCGCCGAGCTCGCGGAAGACGGTGGCGGCCTGGGTGTGGGCGTCGATGGCCTCCTCAAACCGCTCCACCCCCCACAAGGCTGCGCCGAGGTTGGTCAGCGCCGTCCCCTCGCCATACCGGTCGCCGAGCTCGCGCGTAGCGGCGAGGGCCTGCTGTCCGGTGGTAATCGCGTCATCGAAATGGCGGCGCCAGCTCAGGAACACGGTCAGGCTCGCGCGCAGGGATATGGCGAGGTGGGGGCGTGCGGTGGCGGCGGCGAGGGTGATAGCGGCGACGAGGTTAGACCGCTCGGCATCCAGCCACGCCAACGCGTCGCCACGGTCCTGGAAACGCCCGGGCACCGGATCGCTGGGCAGGGCGCGCAGATGGTCGTCCGCCGCGTCCGCGGTCACCCGGTAGTACTCCAGGAGGCGGTCCAAGGCCGGCTCACCCTGATCGCCGTCGTCCTGCTGGGCGAGCTCGGCCGCGTACAGGCGAATCAGGTCGTGCATCCGCCAGCGGCCCCAGAGCTTTCCGGGCTCGATGAGATGAGCACGGACGAGTCCCTGCAGTTGCTGCTCCACAAGGGCCTCGCTGGCCCCGGCCAGATGGGCGGCAGCTTCGGTGTCCAGATCGGGACCGGGATTGAGGGAAAGCAGGCGGAACACGTGAGCCTGGTCGCTGTCCAGGTGCTGGTAGGACAGGTCGAAGGCGGCGCGTACGGCCCGTTCCTCACGAGTGAGCTGGTCCAGTCGGCGGTGGGCGTCCGCCAACGCCTTGGCCAAGGAGGCCAACGGGCGGGTGGGAGTGTCGGCGAGGAGGGCGGCACAGATCTGCAGCGCCAGCGGCAGACCGCCGCATCGCTCGACGATCTCGCGGGCGCAGCCGGGCTCTTCCTCCACGCGGGTGTCGCCCCGGCCGCGGGCCTGGTACAGGGCGCGCCGCAGCAAGTCCACGGCGGCTTCGGAGTCCAGCACGTCCAGGTCATGCAGGCGAGCGCCGACATCGAGGGTGTGCCGGGAGGTGAGCAGAGTCGCAGTCGTGCCGTCGGTGGGTAGCAGCGGGCGAGCCTGCTCGGCGGTGGACGCGTTGTCAATGACGACCAGCACCCGTCGATCCTGATCAGCGTAGGCCTTCAGCACGCTCCGGAACAGCCGGGATCGGTCCTGCAGGTCAGCCGGAAGATGCTCGCCGGGGATGCCCAGGGCGCGCTCGGGGGGCAGGCGGCGCTCGGGGTCGTAGCCAAACAAGTCGACGAACAGGACCCCGCCGGGAAACCAGTTGGGCGTGGCCAGGGCCCGGTGGGCGGCCTGCAGCACCAGCTCGGTCTTACCGACTCCGGGCAGACCCGCCACGGCTGCCACCAGGACCGCCTGCTGCTCTCGACCCCCGGGGGCCAGGACCAGGAGCAGTTCTGCAAGCTGGGTGTCGCGGCCGGTGAAGGCCGGGGTACCGGCGGGCAGCCCGGCCAGCGCTGGGGTGATCTGCGGCGGCAGTTGCACGGTGATATCGCGGCCCTGGATGACCGCATGGAAAAACACCCCACCGCTGATCTCGTTTGAGACCACTGGCAGTGGCCCGAGCCCTCCGTCCATCTCGCGTCACCCCGCCGGGGGCGCAGCGGGCGGTGGTGGGGGGCTTGTGGTGAAGGAGACCCCGGAGAAGTCCCTGCCCAGTAGCACTGGTCCGTTCTGAGTGCCGCCGCTGATGCTGTTGTGCACCTCGCCGTCGCCGGTGCGTACAAGCTTGGCTTGCTCGTGCCACTGCTGCAGGCCGGTGCGGAAGTCCGCATCCAGGCCGGCTCGTACCGCCAGCGCCGCGCTGAGCGCTTGAGCGCGCGCCGGATCGTCCGGTGCCCCTTCCAGCTCCACCAGCTCCGCCTCCCCGGAGCCGCCCGCCGGAACCTCCGTATCCTGGCCCCGCCGAAACGGGCGGCGCACCAGTGCACTCAGCCCCGCCCACACCTGCCGGCCCAGTTCTCCACCGGCACCACCCGCCAACGCCGCCAGCAGTCCCACCGAGATCGGGTCCACTGCGCACCGCCTCCCCCGTAAACGAACGCCCAATGGGGTATCCACGCTACGAGAAGCCATGGCCGGTGGGAACAGCTTCTCCGCTCCATAACCCCTCGCCACCGCCGGAACGGACAACCCCCAACAGGGCCCGCCGCCGACCGCGGCAGGCCCGCTGGCACCACCAACTAGTTAGGGTCTGTGGCCGGTAGTTGCCGCACGTTTCCATCACATGTGGACATGGTCTTAGTTCAGAGAAGTGACCAATCCGAAGCTGATAGCTCCTGACCAGATGGTTCGGGGCATGGCTGACCTCCGCGACTACCCCGAGCAACACCAGCGTATGAGCGTCACGGGCGCCCCGCATGCGCGCACAGGGCCAGGCGCCGCCGTCCGCGCGAGGAGGCCGGCGGCGGTTGGTGGCTGGGTCAGGGGGCGGGCTCGTATGTCACCGTCTGCGCTGGGCAGTCCGCGGCGACGTTCTCCAGGGCGACCAGCTCGGCGTCGTCGACGGCGAGGGCCCATCGGAGCTTGGTGCCCACCCATTCGGCGAGGTACCGGCAGTGGACATCGGTGGCGGGTGGCATCCATTCGGCCGGATCCTGGTCGGACTTGCTGCGGTTGGAGCGTGCGGTGACGGCGACGAGGGATGTCTCGGCGCCCTGGTCGTTGGCGTACGTCTCCCGGCGCGGCGGGGTCCAGGCCGATGCGCCGCTGTCCCATGCTTCGGCGAGGGGGACCATGTGGTCGATGTCGAGTCCGGACGCCGACGTGACGACGGTGGCGTCGTAGTACGACCACCAGCTCCCGCCGGTCAGGCGGCATCCGGGCCCGACGGCGGGCGGCTCGACCGCCTCGTGGAGGAGGACCTCGGCGCGCGTGTTGCAGCCGTCGGCCGGGTCGTCGCCGGTGTTCCAGTGGCGGAACTTGTCGCGGCTGTAGCCGTCGCGGGACTCGGTGGCCACGGGCAGGCTGGCGACGGCTTCGGTCAGGGGCAGGGTCTCGGCGGCGTGGGCAGGGGTGGAGACGGTGGCAGGCAGGAAGGCGAGGACAACGGCCGCGAGGCCGCGCAGAACAGCTTTGACCATGCGTTCGTTGATAGCTGCCCTGAAGGGGGCGTGATCAGCGGTTTCCCCGAGGCGCCGCCCGTGTGAGTGGAAAGGTCATACCGGAGAACGAAACGCCCACACCGATGCGAGTGGGGGATCAACCCTCGCCGTTGCCCCTCCCGGTCTGGCTCTGCCGCCAGGTCGCGGGCGCTGTCGCGCTTTGTCGCGCGCGGTCACGGTTCTCCAGGACGCCATCGGGACGGCGCCTGGCCGCCGTCCAAGCGTTAGCCCCCCGCCGTTGAACGTGCCACTTCTACTCGAGGATGCCGAGGTGCTGGTCGGGGCCGGACAGAGGCGATCTTGTTGTCGATCCGGTGCAGCCACATGGCGTGCCACACCCGGAGGGTGAGCAGTCGCTCCAGGTCGGGGGGTAGATCGTCGAACACGGCCGTCCTCGGTTTCTGCGCTGTGACGGAGCACGACAGCTTGCGAGTGGAGCACGACAGCTTGCGAGCCTGCTGTCGGTGACTCTCTGCGCAACGGCTCGGAGGAGCGAACCGATCCTCCTCCGATGCCCGGAAGCTCCCGCTGACGGTGAGGACTTGGCGTAGCGGTTAGCGGCAGGGGCCTCGCCCAGCGAGGGCGCCCGTCATGGCCCGGCGAGGATCTCGCTCGCGTGCATTCGACGCACGCCCTGCCGTTCTCGGCAGGATGATCAGTATGGGTGCTGCCGAGTTCCGGCTGCCGTTACTGATCAGCTCGTTCGGGTTTGTCCCGTCTTAAATGATCTGGTTCCGAGTCGGGTCGCTGACCTGAGGCGACCAGTTCAGTTGAGACGTGGGGACGCCGGGAATCCCAAGTGATGTGGTCCCGAGCGAGCGGATGCCGGAGGCCGTCCCAGTTGATGGTCCGTCTTCGCTATGTCGTCGGCCGCAATCGGACCACTGATGGGGCTAGGTGTATTGGCCCGCGGCGTTGTTCACACGGCTGATCGGTGGCTTGCCTCCGAGTGCGGTGTGGCAGCGGTGGTGGTTGTAGGTGTGGAGGAAGTCTGCCAGTGCGTCGGTGCGTTCGGTGTTGCTGGTGTAGGGCCGCAGGTAGGCCCATTCGTCGAGCAGGGAGGCCGTCGACGAACTCACCCTGCGGCCGCTCAACTGCTACCCGCCGCTCGCCGAAGTACTGCCCCTGCTCGACAGGAAGACCGCCCTGCCGCCTTGGCTCCGCTTCGGAACCACCCGCTACTGCCCCAGCTGCCTGGCCGGCGACGGGTCGGCGATCCAAAACTGGCACGGCGGCCCATGGAAACGGCAGTGGCACCTACCCATCGTCTTCGCCTGCCTTGATCACAACGTCTTCCTCCGAGACATCTGTCCCGTCTGCCAACAGCAGCCCCTCCAAAGGACGCCAGGCACCAACTCGGCAATCCCAAACCTCGGACTCAGCAGCCTCCACCCTGCCCAGTGCCGCCGGACCGTCGCCTTCGCAACGAAGCAGCCTTGCGGAGCCCGCCTCGACCGACCCGCCCATCACGCCGTCCGGAACCTGCCCCCACTGACTCCCGACATCGCCACCATCCAGCAAGAACTGCTCGACCTGCTGAAAGGCGCCGACCCCGTCCACGCTCAGACGTTCTTTGCCGACCTGAATCTCGTGGCCACCGTCATCTCGGCAGCATGGCCGCACCACCCCGCAGCGTCCGCGCCTACCGAGCTGCTTGATACCTTCAACAGCCACCACGCCGCGCAACAAGAGCTCATCGAGAGCCGAGAACCCCAGATCAAGG
This is a stretch of genomic DNA from Streptomyces sp. V4I8. It encodes these proteins:
- a CDS encoding IS1634 family transposase, with product MRTTKRENKSGTVRYLHLAHNEWDPVKGRAVPKVLFTFGREDELDRDAIRRLVASLSRLLEPGEALEAGTTPGLEFTGSVPFGGAYVLDHLWHRLKIDQIVSGVGQPKRGRPRDMSATERVLFALVANRALAPSSKLAAAEWITHDVHIDSLPEAGEQSCYRAMDWLHEVKDDLEKQVFDEVANLLNLEVDLLFFDTTSTYFELEEPDESVARDEKGHRRDDAGDEGQDVGDAAKPAGFRTHGKSKDSRDDLPQIVIGLAVTRDGIPVRVWSWPGNASDQTLIRQVKDDMRDWTLSKIVWVADRGFSSDRNRRYLRSGTDAYIIGEKLRTTSPEVKQALSRQGRYQDITGHMRVKEVRISDTERFVICHNPEAADRDQHMREQLVAQLQELIADTDKLSDFKRGELRGKIAAKPGLNRYLRTTPAGKLRIDQARIKTEENLDGKYLLRSSDPKLSAEDIARGYKALLEVERGWRDMKQVIDLRPVYHRLEERIRAHVLLCWLALLLIRIAETTTGDTWPRIRRELDRLHLGTFTGPTGTFQQVTTPTKPQQDLLTKLQIPTPKQIAGLQPAPR
- a CDS encoding ISAs1 family transposase; protein product: MRTSETVPARTSSPIPSALEQLGSPTDPLASSDAADLRRFLTLVADPRDARGLRYPALALLCAAASAVLTGARSLIAISEWIADAPQHVLGVLGFTADPLTGLRPVPHAATVRRLLQRVDGDALDAAIGAFLQARTPPPAKPETKAGPTQRVIAVDGKVVRGSRTATAAAIQLLAAMDHHGVVLAQRQVASKSNEIPSFAPLLDGLELENTVVTADALHTQHDHGAYLTSRGAHYVAVVKKNHPGLYTQIRKLPWRDIPLGHSTRDHAHHRDEIRRLKAAAFSHLDYPGARQAIQVVRWRRDLSTGKLTIERVYLITSLSVFDATCTELATWIRGHWGIENLLHHVRDRTFREDDSKVRTGTLPRAMASLRNLAISTFRQDGQTNIAAALRHTSRDYHRPLRTLGLT
- a CDS encoding tetratricopeptide repeat protein, whose product is MDGGLGPLPVVSNEISGGVFFHAVIQGRDITVQLPPQITPALAGLPAGTPAFTGRDTQLAELLLVLAPGGREQQAVLVAAVAGLPGVGKTELVLQAAHRALATPNWFPGGVLFVDLFGYDPERRLPPERALGIPGEHLPADLQDRSRLFRSVLKAYADQDRRVLVVIDNASTAEQARPLLPTDGTTATLLTSRHTLDVGARLHDLDVLDSEAAVDLLRRALYQARGRGDTRVEEEPGCAREIVERCGGLPLALQICAALLADTPTRPLASLAKALADAHRRLDQLTREERAVRAAFDLSYQHLDSDQAHVFRLLSLNPGPDLDTEAAAHLAGASEALVEQQLQGLVRAHLIEPGKLWGRWRMHDLIRLYAAELAQQDDGDQGEPALDRLLEYYRVTADAADDHLRALPSDPVPGRFQDRGDALAWLDAERSNLVAAITLAAATARPHLAISLRASLTVFLSWRRHFDDAITTGQQALAATRELGDRYGEGTALTNLGAALWGVERFEEAIDAHTQAATVFRELGDRYGEGMALNNLGAALHRVRRFEEAIDDLAQAATICHEVGNQHREGTALTNLGLALAEVGRFEEAIDAHTQAATIHVEVGDRHSEGMALTNLGTALAEVGRFEEAIDALAQAATIFVEVGDRHAEGTALNSFGLAFQGMGRFEEAIDAHTQDLAISRELGDRHREGKSLSNLGGALTEVGRFEDAIDAHTQDLAIFRELGDRYGEGAALNNLGAAFQGVQRFEEAIDAHTQAASIFRELGDQRGESMVLSRLGLAFQWMGRFEEAIDAHTQDLAISRELGDRQSEGIALSSLGLAFQWMGRFEEAIDAHTQDLAISRELGDRQSEGMALDNLGEALAEVGRFEDAIDAHTQAATIFRELGDRQSEGTALDNLGEALAHVRGSSA